A window of Mucilaginibacter paludis DSM 18603 contains these coding sequences:
- a CDS encoding DUF2851 family protein, protein MLFTEDFLQYVWKFRLFDLKALITTDGETIEILSPGLQNTHAGPDFHDAKVRIGNTLWVGNAEVHISSSEWKKHGHQTDNAYHNVILHVVYKHDEEVYHPNGSPIPTLELHNRIPPELYQRYHHLIFGEQQIIPCEKAIGSIDGLILQNWLTRVLVERLQNRSIALNQALAANRGDWEETFYQVLAANFGFKVNALPFELLAKSLPQNILAKHKNNPMQIEALIFGQAGFLTDDLQDDYPNTLKTEYRFLQKKYKLQPIEKHLWKFLRLRPLNFPTIRLAQFAALVSRSNHLFSKVLDTREPEALYKLFSEVTVNPYWDNHYQFDKPSVPVAKTLGKSSVNILLLNTLCLILFAYGNHHQQERYINRSLKLLELIPVEKNRIIDNFALLGVKVKTAYESQALLELKNSYCDHKKCLQCGVGIKILKLA, encoded by the coding sequence ATGCTCTTCACCGAAGACTTCCTCCAATATGTATGGAAATTTAGGCTCTTTGACCTGAAGGCCCTTATCACTACCGACGGCGAAACCATCGAGATCCTTTCCCCTGGGTTACAAAACACCCATGCCGGGCCCGATTTTCATGATGCCAAAGTACGCATTGGCAATACCCTTTGGGTTGGCAATGCCGAAGTGCACATCAGTTCGTCCGAATGGAAAAAACATGGACACCAAACCGACAATGCTTATCATAATGTGATACTGCATGTGGTTTATAAGCACGACGAAGAAGTTTATCATCCCAACGGCAGCCCGATACCTACCCTCGAACTGCATAACCGCATCCCGCCCGAACTTTACCAACGCTACCACCACCTCATTTTTGGCGAGCAGCAAATTATCCCCTGCGAAAAAGCCATCGGCAGCATTGATGGGCTTATTTTGCAAAACTGGCTTACCCGTGTACTGGTTGAGCGTCTGCAAAACCGCTCGATAGCCCTTAACCAAGCCCTTGCCGCCAATCGGGGCGATTGGGAAGAAACCTTTTACCAGGTGCTGGCCGCCAACTTTGGCTTCAAAGTAAACGCTCTGCCGTTCGAGTTGTTAGCCAAATCATTACCCCAGAATATTTTGGCTAAGCACAAAAATAACCCCATGCAAATTGAGGCCCTTATTTTTGGACAGGCGGGCTTTTTAACCGACGATTTACAGGACGATTATCCCAACACCCTCAAAACAGAATACCGCTTTCTTCAAAAAAAGTACAAACTTCAGCCCATCGAAAAACACTTGTGGAAATTTTTGCGCCTGCGCCCGCTCAACTTCCCCACCATCCGGCTGGCCCAGTTTGCCGCCCTGGTGAGCCGTTCAAATCACCTGTTTTCTAAAGTACTTGACACCCGCGAGCCCGAGGCTCTGTACAAACTTTTTAGCGAGGTAACGGTAAACCCCTACTGGGATAACCATTACCAGTTTGATAAGCCATCGGTACCTGTAGCCAAAACACTGGGCAAATCATCAGTTAACATTTTGTTATTAAATACATTATGCTTAATTTTATTTGCGTATGGCAATCACCATCAGCAGGAGCGCTATATTAACCGGAGTTTAAAACTTTTAGAGCTTATCCCTGTTGAAAAGAATCGGATAATTGATAATTTTGCTTTACTTGGCGTAAAAGTTAAAACGGCCTACGAATCGCAGGCTTTGCTCGAATTAAAAAACTCGTATTGTGATCACAAAAAATGCCTGCAATGCGGCGTTGGAATTAAAATATTAAAGTTAGCTTGA
- a CDS encoding sensor histidine kinase, with translation MKLNFALIFKKNYHSLFSLIVLIAICILSIRQSYLLFHTVIELFSIVVAFAVFIVSWNARKMQDNNYLFFVGIAYLAIAALDLLHTLTYEGMNIIPQNHFYANQFWVATRMFEALTFVTGFIFINKHKRLNADLILICYFFIAVLISFSILLWPVFPVCFIEGKGQTTFKVYAEYIIIAILLLACYLLRKNRPHFSLYVYRLLFVSLLFTVLSEFCFTLYISNYSTANAIGHCAKLLAFILIYKGNVETGFSRPTDLIFKNLTDNEEKYRTLAKNMPGLIMRFGPDLTCIYTNDNTLDSTSIAEHIELLLLQAHQDVEVKQTTLQIPIGNKIHYYATQVIPERISGKGEQYYLVICQDITNLKVAEQELQALNTTRDKLFSIIAHDLRNPFTSLLSYSEIIAKNANNLEKEKISQMGVRMNQSAKQAYFLLENLLNWCRAQTGVLRVNPQPVAAMQLLQVAKRFGEPMALAKNIVIVIEDSPDVKINTDEQMIGTVLRNLTGNAIKFSHPGSTVVLSTVQIHEELIFKVTDTGVGIEDDMQKKLMLTGESYTSPGTAAEKGTGLGLVLCREFIELNGGKLWLESKVNIGTTCCFSLPFPGEQLTDET, from the coding sequence ATGAAGCTCAACTTTGCTTTAATTTTCAAAAAAAATTATCACAGTTTATTTTCATTAATTGTACTGATTGCCATTTGCATTTTGAGCATCAGGCAAAGCTATTTACTCTTTCACACCGTAATCGAGCTTTTCTCTATTGTGGTGGCCTTCGCTGTATTTATCGTGAGCTGGAATGCCCGCAAAATGCAGGATAATAACTATCTCTTTTTTGTGGGTATTGCTTACCTGGCTATTGCCGCGCTTGATCTATTGCATACCCTCACCTACGAAGGAATGAATATCATCCCCCAGAATCACTTTTACGCCAATCAATTTTGGGTAGCCACCAGGATGTTCGAGGCCTTAACTTTTGTTACAGGTTTCATTTTTATCAATAAACATAAGCGTTTAAACGCCGACTTGATTTTGATCTGTTATTTTTTCATCGCTGTTCTTATTTCATTTTCTATCCTGTTATGGCCTGTTTTTCCGGTATGTTTTATTGAGGGGAAAGGGCAAACCACATTTAAGGTTTACGCCGAATATATCATCATAGCCATACTACTTTTAGCCTGCTATCTTTTACGCAAAAACCGGCCGCATTTCAGTTTGTATGTTTACCGCTTGCTATTTGTTTCACTACTGTTTACCGTACTGAGCGAGTTCTGTTTTACATTGTACATCTCTAACTACAGTACGGCTAACGCCATAGGCCATTGCGCCAAATTGCTGGCCTTTATTTTAATTTATAAAGGCAACGTAGAAACTGGATTTTCAAGGCCAACAGACTTGATTTTTAAAAACCTTACCGATAACGAGGAAAAATACAGAACGCTCGCAAAAAATATGCCCGGCCTCATTATGCGTTTTGGACCCGACCTGACCTGTATTTACACCAACGATAATACATTAGACTCGACATCAATTGCAGAACACATTGAGCTGCTGTTGCTTCAGGCGCATCAGGACGTGGAAGTAAAACAAACCACGCTCCAAATACCCATCGGCAATAAAATTCATTATTACGCAACACAAGTAATTCCAGAACGAATCAGCGGTAAGGGAGAACAGTATTACCTGGTAATTTGTCAGGACATTACCAACCTAAAAGTTGCCGAACAGGAATTACAGGCATTGAATACAACCAGAGACAAGTTGTTTTCGATCATCGCTCATGACCTGCGAAATCCGTTTACCTCGCTATTGTCGTACAGCGAAATCATCGCTAAAAATGCCAATAATCTGGAGAAAGAAAAAATAAGCCAAATGGGGGTGCGTATGAATCAATCTGCCAAACAAGCTTATTTTTTATTGGAAAATCTGCTTAATTGGTGCAGGGCGCAAACCGGTGTTCTGCGGGTCAATCCACAACCTGTAGCCGCTATGCAGTTATTACAGGTAGCCAAACGTTTTGGCGAACCGATGGCCTTAGCCAAAAACATCGTTATTGTGATAGAGGATAGCCCGGATGTAAAAATTAACACCGACGAACAAATGATAGGCACAGTATTGCGCAATTTAACGGGCAACGCCATCAAATTCAGTCACCCGGGCAGTACCGTTGTTTTAAGTACGGTACAAATACACGAAGAGCTCATCTTCAAGGTGACAGACACGGGCGTAGGTATTGAAGATGACATGCAAAAGAAGCTGATGTTAACAGGCGAAAGCTACACCAGCCCAGGCACAGCCGCCGAAAAAGGTACCGGGTTAGGCCTTGTACTTTGCCGGGAATTTATTGAGCTTAATGGTGGCAAATTATGGCTCGAAAGCAAAGTTAACATAGGTACCACCTGTTGTTTCAGCTTGCCATTTCCTGGTGAGCAGCTCACCGACGAAACATGA
- a CDS encoding T9SS type B sorting domain-containing protein — protein sequence MRFYFLSIILALYVSPALAQLKLSMGSHFLTGQNIKKVEVSPEDYTVWALSQDHKVYYKKAASSNFDLYTPVSGMPVNDVAGYTIDDMYFLVGSTIVNVRNGVATQLTIPDPLVTQINGIAIVDPAYNASQDFYDLKGGCLMITTNNNVYLLPKGNTSFQQFTGGRPIPAPSNNWDYIRSSFKGISMRNNIPNNYCTTTADYSFYNIFDFTLFVNGDMKFTPDKGQFTASIMPFHSFDLFSGGLYGSNYRNYIVWSSTTGLYAFYSLSCNLTQLVHPITEQVNAISEAMALTEIAPQHYLIAGTNTGLQYTPNTIFPTETQAVNLTAIKFTSFPDFPVVKVNDVLIDSRKDPEPSYFTFVCDNTAYIATADGVYQVYLSYNQQGYDNLRVQNFATYGGTTPTYNADGNAVFNRCDNAQPVNLQLLNHPNTSLLIKWFKDGVELPDRLNKQAVTFTDAGIYHAEVISTCEGVAIKSVNFIIQSASDPQITFNYPDKISICEGTSYTLATGFLPGYTYRWFKDDVQISGATSSDYTATQPGQYHVEVSNCGTFYKQSKTITISRTDIPMPVITTDKVSYCSGETAILSVTNDNQYNMKWYLNGNELIANANQNTISVTTPGAYNAIFLSNECQKLSSVYNLSFNQPIKFNILKSKSGSICYGDRVTLSTSVTADSYLWSTGETTPQISVSKSGQYTVKLKSAGSCETTQAVDVTVLPQVQLAAIENKTICTMAGDKLRIEAQSGFVNYQWNGRSTTVNYLDVTSPGTYLLIATTADGCMAQTTFEVTPWCEQVIIPNTFTPNGDGINDLWEIGGVEHDGTATVRIYNRYGNILVNKQANGFKWDGKFNGKDLPSGTYYYEIKTKKSATPLSGWVAIIR from the coding sequence ATGCGATTCTACTTTCTATCTATTATTCTGGCGTTATACGTCTCACCCGCATTGGCGCAACTTAAACTTTCCATGGGTAGCCATTTTTTAACCGGGCAAAACATTAAAAAGGTAGAAGTTTCACCAGAAGATTATACGGTATGGGCGCTAAGTCAGGATCATAAAGTCTATTACAAAAAAGCTGCATCGTCTAATTTTGATTTATATACCCCGGTGAGTGGCATGCCCGTTAACGATGTGGCTGGATACACCATTGATGATATGTATTTTTTGGTTGGCAGTACAATTGTAAATGTTAGAAACGGGGTTGCCACCCAATTAACCATTCCCGACCCTTTGGTGACTCAAATCAACGGCATCGCCATTGTTGATCCGGCATATAATGCATCGCAGGATTTTTACGACTTAAAAGGTGGCTGTTTGATGATCACAACTAATAATAACGTTTACTTATTGCCCAAAGGTAATACTTCGTTTCAACAGTTTACGGGTGGGCGCCCTATACCGGCCCCATCCAACAACTGGGACTATATTCGTTCCTCGTTTAAGGGAATTTCGATGCGAAATAATATACCGAATAATTACTGTACAACTACTGCTGATTACTCGTTTTATAACATTTTTGACTTTACATTATTTGTAAATGGCGATATGAAATTCACGCCTGACAAGGGACAATTTACCGCAAGTATAATGCCGTTCCATTCTTTTGATCTATTTTCGGGTGGCCTCTACGGCTCAAATTATCGCAATTATATTGTATGGTCAAGCACCACCGGCTTGTATGCTTTTTATTCCCTTTCCTGCAATTTAACCCAACTCGTCCATCCTATAACCGAACAGGTAAATGCGATAAGTGAAGCTATGGCCCTGACTGAAATTGCCCCGCAGCACTATTTAATAGCCGGAACTAATACCGGATTACAATATACACCTAATACTATTTTTCCGACAGAAACTCAAGCTGTGAATTTGACTGCTATTAAGTTTACATCGTTCCCGGATTTTCCTGTTGTGAAAGTAAACGACGTTTTGATCGATTCACGAAAAGATCCAGAGCCATCATACTTTACGTTTGTTTGTGATAACACTGCTTACATTGCTACAGCAGATGGTGTTTACCAAGTATATTTATCTTATAATCAGCAAGGCTATGATAACCTTCGTGTTCAAAATTTTGCAACTTATGGTGGTACTACGCCAACTTATAACGCAGATGGTAACGCGGTATTTAACCGATGCGACAACGCACAGCCTGTAAATTTGCAATTGTTGAATCATCCTAATACATCGTTATTAATCAAGTGGTTTAAAGATGGTGTTGAATTGCCGGATAGGTTGAATAAACAAGCTGTAACATTTACGGATGCGGGAATTTATCACGCCGAGGTTATTTCGACATGTGAAGGTGTAGCTATAAAATCTGTCAATTTCATTATTCAATCAGCTTCTGATCCGCAAATTACATTTAACTATCCGGATAAGATTTCAATATGCGAAGGAACGTCTTACACTCTTGCAACAGGATTTTTACCGGGTTATACCTATCGTTGGTTTAAAGACGACGTACAAATATCGGGAGCTACGTCAAGCGATTACACTGCCACTCAGCCGGGACAATATCATGTTGAAGTAAGCAATTGTGGCACTTTTTATAAACAGTCAAAAACCATTACTATTTCAAGGACAGATATACCAATGCCTGTTATCACAACAGACAAAGTATCATATTGCAGTGGTGAGACTGCTATTTTATCAGTAACCAACGATAATCAGTACAATATGAAGTGGTACCTAAACGGTAATGAGCTTATCGCCAATGCCAACCAAAACACAATTTCAGTTACTACTCCCGGCGCTTATAATGCAATATTTCTGAGCAACGAATGCCAAAAGCTGTCATCGGTTTATAATCTCTCTTTTAATCAACCCATTAAATTCAATATCTTAAAAAGCAAGTCCGGATCCATTTGCTATGGGGATCGGGTAACTTTGAGTACAAGCGTTACTGCAGACTCTTATTTATGGTCGACAGGAGAAACTACGCCCCAAATATCTGTAAGCAAATCAGGGCAATATACAGTAAAGCTTAAATCTGCAGGCAGTTGCGAAACTACGCAGGCAGTAGATGTAACGGTGTTGCCTCAAGTGCAGCTTGCCGCAATTGAAAACAAAACCATCTGTACCATGGCGGGTGATAAATTGCGAATTGAGGCACAAAGCGGTTTTGTAAATTATCAATGGAACGGGCGATCTACAACCGTCAATTATCTTGATGTAACATCTCCCGGAACTTATTTATTGATTGCAACTACTGCTGATGGATGTATGGCCCAAACTACCTTCGAGGTAACACCCTGGTGCGAACAAGTTATTATCCCTAATACTTTTACACCAAACGGTGATGGAATAAATGACTTATGGGAAATAGGGGGAGTTGAACATGATGGTACAGCAACTGTTCGAATTTATAACCGATATGGGAATATATTAGTGAATAAACAGGCTAACGGATTTAAATGGGATGGAAAATTTAACGGAAAGGATTTGCCATCCGGTACCTACTATTACGAAATCAAGACAAAAAAGAGTGCTACACCGCTAAGTGGGTGGGTTGCGATAATTCGTTAA
- a CDS encoding PspC domain-containing protein has product MLQRIITFFERYSFGVCTYLGERFNISISKIRLFFIYSSFLAVGFPLIFYFFAGIVLDIRNYVKRIHTRVTDF; this is encoded by the coding sequence ATGTTGCAGCGGATAATTACTTTTTTTGAACGTTACTCCTTCGGGGTTTGCACTTACCTGGGCGAGCGTTTCAATATTTCCATCTCCAAAATCAGGTTATTTTTTATCTACTCCTCGTTTCTGGCAGTAGGTTTCCCGCTTATCTTTTACTTCTTCGCCGGCATCGTTTTAGATATCCGCAACTACGTTAAACGTATCCACACCCGCGTAACCGACTTTTAA